The nucleotide sequence CGGCAGTTCGAGAAGGACGCGGCTTTCATCCGCAAGGAGAAGGACTTCATTGCCCGCCATCTTGCCGGGCAGCGCACCAAGGAGGCACAGGGACGTCGAACGCGGCTCGAACGAAAACTCAACGATGGCGACCTGACCACCGAGTCCGTCACCCAGCGCAAGAAGGTACGGATCGATTTCGCGTCGGCGGATGCGGGGCAGGGAACCGTCGTGCGCTGCGACGACCTTGCCATGTCGTTTGGCGACCGGCGAGTTTTCGAGGGCCTGAGGCTTCAACTCGATGCGGGACAGCGCATGGGCATCACCGGCCCGAACGGCGTTGGGAAGACGACGCTCCTCAAGATCGTGCTTGGCGAACTCGACGCCACCGCGGGAGAGGTCATTGTCGATCCCTCCCTGCGAATCGGCTACTACACGCAGGAACACTTCGAGCTGGACCACCGGCGGAGCGTCCTGGAAGAAATTCGCGCCGCCCGCCCGGAGATGTCCGAACATGAGGCTCGCTCATATCTTGCCCGGTTCTTATTCACCGGCGATGACGTATTCAAGAAACTCGGCATGCTCTCAGGCGGAGAGCAGTCTCGCGTGCGCCTGGCCTCGCTGATCCTTCAGGGACCGGACCTGCTGGTGCTCGACGAGCCGACCAACCATCTCGATATTCCCTCACGCGAGTGCCTCGAAGAAGCCCTCGTCGAATATGCCGGGACAATTCTGACGGTCAGCCACGACCGCTATTTTCTCGATCGTGTTGTCCACCGCCTTCTCGTCATGCGACCGTCTCATTGGGCCGCATTCAACGGGAACTACACGTTTCACATCGAAGAGCTGGAACGCCAGAAGGCTGCTCTCGCGGCTGCCGCGACCGCATCCGAGAGTGCGGATGCCTCGCAAGCGACGAAGACAGCGCTCAAGAAGCAGCGCAAAGCCGCCCGCGAGGCGCAGGCACCCAGAAAGACCCGGTCGCCCACGGCACAATACGACCATCTTACCGTCGAGCAGATCGAATCCATGGTCGTTGAACAGGAGACGCGACTCGCCGAATTGCATGAGAAATTCGGCGATCCTCGGATTGTGACGGATCCCGAGGCATTGGCCGAACTGCAAGAACAGATGGACGAGGTGTCGGCCGAGTTGGCGGTTCTCGATCAAGCCTGGCAGGAACGCGTCGAGGGAATGAAATAGCGCCCGGTACGGCCACCAGCTACGCCGCAAAAACGGGGACCGGTGTACCCCCGTTATCCACGGCAACGAATACCACCTGCCCGTCCGTCACGTGTACATCGACGTCGGGCTCACTCCGCCGTCGCGCGCAGACCTTGACGCTGATCGTGATCGAAGTGCGGCCGACCTTGGTCGCGTGAGCGTAAATACTGAGCACGTCGCCCATGTAGATTGGCTTATGAAACTCCACTTCATCAAATGAGACGGTGACGTAGCGGTGGTGCGCCTGGCGGATGGCTTCGACGTATGCGGCTTGGTCCATGAGTGAGAGGACCACGCCGCCGAAAATGGTGCCCTCCGCGTTCGTGTCGCGTGGCATCATCACGACGCGAATGGCGGGTTCTTCCGAGGCCGGCTTGACATTCGATTTCAATGGACTCTCCGGTCATTGCTTCGAGGCATGCT is from Phycisphaerae bacterium and encodes:
- a CDS encoding ABC-F family ATP-binding cassette domain-containing protein, coding for MAVVSLQNVVKQFGTRVVLDGLSLDLHPGQIAGLIGVNGVGKTTLFRLIAGEIQPDTGEVIRSAGVDIGYLRQEPDIDPNRTLHDEVARAFDELLEIERRMHEVSAEMAACPDDKALEKLMASYDRLHERFVVEGGNAMEARLGEILGGLGFSPEDYHRPLRVMSGGQKCRAALARLLLADSTFLLLDEPTNHLDIDAVRWLERFLANHRGGAVIISHDRYLLDRTCERIIEIDRGKARSYPGNYSNYAQTRARAELTQQRQFEKDAAFIRKEKDFIARHLAGQRTKEAQGRRTRLERKLNDGDLTTESVTQRKKVRIDFASADAGQGTVVRCDDLAMSFGDRRVFEGLRLQLDAGQRMGITGPNGVGKTTLLKIVLGELDATAGEVIVDPSLRIGYYTQEHFELDHRRSVLEEIRAARPEMSEHEARSYLARFLFTGDDVFKKLGMLSGGEQSRVRLASLILQGPDLLVLDEPTNHLDIPSRECLEEALVEYAGTILTVSHDRYFLDRVVHRLLVMRPSHWAAFNGNYTFHIEELERQKAALAAAATASESADASQATKTALKKQRKAAREAQAPRKTRSPTAQYDHLTVEQIESMVVEQETRLAELHEKFGDPRIVTDPEALAELQEQMDEVSAELAVLDQAWQERVEGMK
- a CDS encoding acyl-CoA thioesterase — its product is MMPRDTNAEGTIFGGVVLSLMDQAAYVEAIRQAHHRYVTVSFDEVEFHKPIYMGDVLSIYAHATKVGRTSITISVKVCARRRSEPDVDVHVTDGQVVFVAVDNGGTPVPVFAA